A region of Vitis riparia cultivar Riparia Gloire de Montpellier isolate 1030 chromosome 1, EGFV_Vit.rip_1.0, whole genome shotgun sequence DNA encodes the following proteins:
- the LOC117912426 gene encoding adenylate isopentenyltransferase-like, which translates to MEMPFPSVPQPLFFCPMTVVVQDCTNHPTKTTVTSIPMKLPVPTGYHPYCSKVQTLPLIPAIKPTFPRSGWARMDSTVRRNRTKHKVVVIMGATGTGKSKLSIDLATRFPAEIINSDKIQIYSGLDITTNKIQMHERQGVPHHLLGDFDSSHAEITPSQFRSVAAAAISDISSRRKLPVLAGGSNSFIHALLVDRFDSESDPFNGSDSVSTELRYRCCFLWVDVSFAVLSDYLSKRVDEMLGSGMLEELAKFYDPDEDESRPKTGLRKAIGVPEFDRHFRKYPPVDQGIIAGNPKKKKDDPEMESFEEAVKAIKDNTCHLAKKQIEKILRMRGAGWDLKRLDATEAFRVLLSSDSGKKSSEIWEKQVVEPSVKFVRRFLEE; encoded by the exons ATGGAAATGCCATTCCCCTCTGTTCCACAACCACTATTTTTCTGTCCAATGACAGTTGTTGTACAG GACTGCACAAACCACCCCACCAAAACGACCGTCACTTCTATTCCTATGAAACTCCCCGTCCCCACCGGTTATCATCCATATTGCAGCAAAGTTCAAACGCTCCCACTCATACCGGCGATAAAGCCCACCTTCCCAAGATCCGGGTGGGCTCGCATGGATTCCACGGTCCGCCGTAATCGCACCAAGCACAAGGTCGTCGTTATCATGGGAGCCACCGGCACCGGAAAATCCAAACTCTCCATCGATCTCGCCACACGCTTCCCCGCCGAGATCATCAACTCTGACAAAATACAAATCTACAGTGGCCTTGACATCACCACTAACAAGATCCAAATGCACGAGCGACAAGGTGTACCCCACCACCTGCTCGGAGATTTCGACTCCTCCCACGCTGAGATAACCCCTTCCCAGTTCCGCTCGGTGGCTGCCGCTGCTATCTCAGACATCTCTTCTCGCCGCAAACTGCCAGTCCTCGCTGGTGGGTCCAATTCCTTTATTCACGCACTCCTCGTCGACCGGTTTGACTCCGAGTCTGACCCCTTCAATGGTTCGGACTCGGTCTCCACCGAATTACGTTACCGCTGTTGTTTCCTATGGGTTGACGTTTCATTTGCTGTTCTCTCCGACTACTTGTCGAAGCGAGTCGATGAAATGCTTGGCTCAGGGATGCTTGAAGAGTTAGCTAAGTTCTACGACCCGGATGAAGACGAGTCTAGACCCAAAACTGGGTTGAGAAAAGCGATAGGAGTCCCCGAGTTCGACAGGCATTTCCGAAAGTACCCTCCCGTCGACCAAGGAATAATCGCTGGAAAtcccaagaagaagaaggatgatCCAGAAATGGAAAGTTTTGAAGAGGCAGTGAAGGCCATCAAGGACAACACGTGTCATCTAGCGAAGAAGCAGATAGAGAAGATCCTACGGATGAGGGGAGCCGGGTGGGACCTCAAGAGACTGGACGCCACAGAGGCGTTCAGGGTGCTGCTGTCGTCAGATTCCGGCAAGAAGTCGTCAGAAATATGGGAGAAGCAGGTAGTGGAACCGAGCGTGAAGTTTGTGAGGCGCTTCTTAGAGGAGTAG